A window of Chitinophagales bacterium contains these coding sequences:
- the pgi gene encoding glucose-6-phosphate isomerase — translation MLPKINPVSTNAWQKLEAHLEETHTLQMRDLFKEDANRFKKYSLQSKDILFDFSKNRITDNTLELLQELASECRVKDGINAMSAGEKINETENRSVLHVALRNFSGQPLFSEGLDVMPGVKKVLRQMKNFCQEVHSGKRRGYTNKKLRYIVNIGIGGSDLGPLMVTEALKPYTVEGIEVFFVSNVDGTHIAETLKKVDPERTLFLIASKTFTTQETMTNAHTARQWFLKKAKKEKHIAKHFVALSTNEKEVVKFGIDSGNMFPFWDWVGGRYSLWSAIGLSIALTIGYKNFEELLKGAYFADQHFREEPFDKNIPVIMALLGIWYTNFYGAETEAILPYDQYLHRFAAYFQQGNMESNGKSVDRNGEAVDYFTGPVIWGEPGTNGQHAFYQLIHQGTLLIPCDFIAPAQSHNPIGDHHVKLLSNFFAQTEALMNGKTEEEAELELEKAGLSNEAIARLLPFKVFEGNRPTNSFLLKKITPFTLGQLIAFYEHKIFVQGIIWNIFSFDQWGVELGKQLANKILPELADKKAVTAHDSSTNGLINHYKKLAVK, via the coding sequence ATGTTACCTAAGATTAACCCTGTATCCACAAACGCGTGGCAAAAACTGGAAGCCCATTTAGAAGAGACCCATACCCTGCAGATGCGTGACCTGTTCAAGGAAGATGCCAACAGGTTTAAAAAATATTCCCTTCAAAGCAAGGATATCCTGTTTGATTTTTCCAAGAACAGGATAACAGACAACACTTTGGAATTACTACAGGAGCTGGCAAGCGAATGCCGGGTAAAGGACGGGATCAATGCCATGTCTGCCGGTGAAAAAATCAATGAAACGGAAAACCGATCTGTATTACACGTGGCGCTCCGGAATTTTTCCGGGCAGCCCCTGTTCTCCGAGGGCCTGGATGTTATGCCGGGGGTAAAGAAAGTGTTACGCCAGATGAAAAATTTCTGCCAGGAGGTTCATTCAGGAAAAAGACGTGGTTACACCAATAAAAAGCTCAGGTATATTGTCAATATAGGAATTGGTGGCAGTGATCTTGGTCCGCTTATGGTAACCGAAGCCCTGAAACCTTACACGGTTGAAGGCATCGAGGTTTTCTTTGTCAGCAATGTAGATGGGACGCATATAGCCGAAACGCTTAAAAAGGTGGACCCGGAAAGAACACTCTTTCTGATCGCCTCAAAAACCTTTACAACCCAGGAAACAATGACCAATGCCCATACCGCACGTCAATGGTTCCTGAAAAAAGCAAAAAAGGAAAAACATATCGCCAAACATTTTGTGGCCCTTTCTACGAATGAGAAAGAAGTGGTGAAATTTGGGATAGATAGTGGAAACATGTTTCCGTTTTGGGATTGGGTAGGTGGCCGTTATTCCCTTTGGAGTGCAATAGGTTTGTCGATCGCATTGACCATTGGGTATAAAAACTTTGAAGAACTACTGAAAGGCGCCTATTTTGCCGATCAGCATTTTCGCGAAGAACCATTTGATAAGAATATACCGGTGATAATGGCGCTGCTCGGCATATGGTATACCAATTTCTATGGCGCTGAAACGGAAGCCATTCTTCCATACGATCAATACCTGCACCGTTTTGCCGCCTATTTTCAACAGGGGAATATGGAGAGCAATGGCAAAAGCGTAGACCGGAATGGAGAAGCGGTGGATTATTTTACCGGCCCGGTTATATGGGGTGAACCAGGTACCAACGGGCAACATGCCTTTTATCAATTGATCCACCAGGGAACGCTCCTGATCCCTTGTGACTTTATTGCCCCGGCACAATCACACAACCCGATCGGTGACCACCATGTCAAATTACTTTCCAACTTCTTTGCCCAAACCGAAGCGCTGATGAATGGCAAGACCGAAGAGGAAGCTGAACTTGAATTGGAAAAAGCAGGATTAAGCAATGAGGCCATTGCCCGGTTGTTACCCTTTAAGGTCTTTGAAGGTAACCGGCCAACAAACTCCTTCTTACTGAAAAAGATCACCCCATTTACCCTTGGGCAACTCATTGCTTTTTATGAACATAAAATATTTGTACAGGGAATCATCTGGAATATCTT
- a CDS encoding aminotransferase class I/II-fold pyridoxal phosphate-dependent enzyme — protein MIDYRSDTVTKPTPGMLEAMMQAAVGDDVFGEDPSINQLEQKAARMFGMEAALFCPSGTMTNQIAIKCHTHPGDEVIVDENAHVYQYEGGGIAFNSGASVRLLAGDRGRITAEAVAAAINPDDVHKARTSLVCLENTSNRGGGSCYALEDIRQIKKQCSAHGLALHLDGARLFNALVAKEETPIQHGEIFDSISICLSKSLGCPVGSLLLGRNDFIKKARRIRKVFGGGMRQAGFLAAAGIYALDHHVERLSIDHAHAREIEAALATKPYVKRVLPVETNIIIFELADNTAPALVAKWKEKGILAYAIAPNRVRLVVHLDITPEMVNRTIEII, from the coding sequence ATCATAGATTACCGTTCCGACACAGTAACTAAGCCGACCCCGGGGATGCTTGAAGCCATGATGCAGGCAGCTGTTGGGGATGATGTATTTGGGGAAGATCCTTCCATCAACCAATTGGAGCAAAAAGCGGCGCGGATGTTTGGAATGGAAGCGGCATTATTTTGTCCTTCAGGCACAATGACCAATCAAATCGCGATCAAGTGTCATACCCACCCCGGTGATGAGGTGATTGTGGATGAGAATGCCCATGTTTATCAATATGAAGGCGGGGGCATTGCCTTTAACTCAGGGGCTTCTGTAAGGCTTCTGGCGGGTGACAGAGGCCGGATTACAGCAGAGGCAGTGGCAGCGGCCATCAACCCGGATGATGTCCATAAGGCCAGGACCAGTCTGGTTTGCCTGGAAAATACCTCCAACCGGGGTGGCGGCAGTTGTTATGCACTGGAGGATATTCGTCAAATTAAAAAGCAATGCAGTGCCCACGGTCTGGCGCTTCATCTTGACGGGGCCCGTTTATTTAATGCCCTGGTGGCAAAAGAGGAGACACCAATTCAGCATGGAGAAATATTTGACAGCATTTCAATCTGTCTAAGTAAAAGTCTGGGATGCCCGGTAGGCAGTCTATTACTTGGCCGGAATGATTTTATCAAAAAGGCGAGAAGAATCCGGAAGGTTTTTGGCGGGGGAATGCGGCAGGCTGGTTTCCTGGCGGCGGCAGGTATCTATGCCCTGGATCATCACGTGGAAAGGCTTTCAATCGACCACGCGCATGCCCGGGAAATTGAGGCGGCTCTTGCAACTAAGCCGTATGTAAAAAGAGTATTACCGGTTGAGACCAATATCATCATTTTTGAACTGGCTGATAATACGGCCCCGGCATTGGTAGCAAAATGGAAAGAAAAGGGAATCCTGGCCTATGCCATTGCCCCTAACCGGGTGCGACTTGTTGTTCATTTAGATATTACTCCGGAGATGGTAAACCGAACAATCGAGATCATATAA